A section of the Spirosoma pollinicola genome encodes:
- a CDS encoding sterol desaturase family protein, whose amino-acid sequence MLPIIFGVFIACFILERLTPGWKLPNVPTWTIRVLAINFVQLIIVVLAGFTWEKWLSAYSVFHLSAYTGNIGGGCIAYVIATFIFYWWHRWRHTVDFLWTHFHQIHHSPQRLEVITSFYKHPLEMTVNSIIGSLLVYTLLGLTAEAGAIYTLCTALGEFFYHTNVKTPQWVGYIFQRPEMHRIHHEYEKHTHNYGDIVWWDMLFGTYQNPKEFRSTCGFDEEKELRLGDMLRFKDVHRE is encoded by the coding sequence ATGTTACCTATCATTTTTGGCGTTTTTATAGCCTGCTTTATTCTGGAGCGGCTTACTCCCGGCTGGAAACTCCCTAATGTGCCTACCTGGACAATTCGCGTGCTCGCGATCAATTTCGTACAATTGATTATCGTTGTGCTGGCCGGATTTACCTGGGAGAAGTGGCTGTCAGCTTATTCCGTTTTTCATCTGTCTGCCTATACAGGAAATATAGGTGGCGGCTGCATTGCCTATGTTATCGCTACATTCATTTTCTATTGGTGGCATCGTTGGCGGCATACGGTTGATTTTCTCTGGACGCATTTCCACCAGATTCACCATAGCCCGCAACGACTGGAAGTAATTACCTCATTCTATAAGCATCCGCTCGAAATGACTGTTAATTCGATCATTGGCAGTTTACTGGTTTACACATTACTGGGGTTAACTGCTGAAGCAGGAGCCATTTATACACTTTGTACGGCTCTGGGTGAGTTTTTTTACCACACTAACGTAAAAACACCTCAATGGGTCGGCTATATTTTTCAACGGCCCGAAATGCATCGTATTCATCACGAGTATGAAAAACATACCCACAACTATGGCGATATTGTATGGTGGGATATGCTGTTTGGAACGTATCAAAATCCCAAAGAATTTCGATCAACCTGTGGGTTCGATGAAGAGAAAGAACTGCGGTTGGGAGACATGCTTCGCTTTAAAGATGTTCATCGGGAGTAG
- a CDS encoding pyruvate carboxylase — MKDYIRPINRLLVANRGEIAIRIMRAATELGITTVAVYTYEDRYSLHRYKADEAYQIGRDEDPLKPYLDVEGIIMLAKHHKIDAIHPGYGFLSENVKLARRCREENIIFVGPSPEAMDALGDKVRAKNLATTAGVPLIPDSREENMSPEFALTEAERIGFPIMVKAAAGGGGRGMRVVRQAEEFEKAFAEAKNEARNAFGDDTIFLEKFIEEPKHIEVQLLGDQHGNIVHLYERDCSVQRRFQKVVEVAPSFGLKQETKDKLYAYALQLGRAVNYSNAGTVEFLVDKAENIYFIEVNPRIQVEHTITEEVTGIDIVRTQILIAMGYQLSDNGIYINHQDDVPLNGYAIQCRITTEDPANGFKPDFGTITAYRNAAGFGIRLDEGSSYAGMKISPYFDSMIVKVSARGRTLKGATQRLTRALLEFRIRGVKTNIGFLLNVISNPVFQRGEARVSFIETHPELFDFRKPQDRSTRVLNYLAEVIVNGNPEVKKKDDSKVFRTPIVPAFDQYSQYPAGNRDRLNELGRENFSKWVLDQKSILYTDTTFRDGHQSLLATRVRTQDLQKVAEGFAKNHPELFSMEVWGGATFDVAMRFLYESPWKRLEALREAMPNMLLQMLFRGSNAVGYSAYPDNLIEKFVEKSWETGIDVFRIFDSLNWVEAMKVSMKAVRERTNAICEAAICYTGDVLDPNQKKYTLQYYLDMARQLEDEGAHILAIKDMAGLLKPLSAEVLVRELKKAVSIPIHLHTHDTPGIQAATYLKAIDAGVDIVDCALGALSGLTSQPNFNSVVAMMQGHERECDVNLASLNAYSNYWEDVREYYYPFESGMKAGSAEVYENEIPGGQYSNLKPQAIATGLGDKFETLKKNYSVANQLFGDIVKVTPSSKVVGDMAIFMTANNLTANDVLTRGDSLSFPESVKELMKGILGQPVGGFPEETQRVILKGEEPITGRPNEHLKPIDFDADFKAFQEKYPQCDGFLDYLSYQMYPKVYDEYYKANVQYGNVSIIPTPAFFYGLKENEEILINIEAGKNILVRLLFRSEPDEFGMRTITFELNGQSRQVQVRDRASKVEKQMNAKATKAGDIGSPLQGRLTRILVKEGDVVKKNQPLFVIEAMKMESIVAAQKEGKVAKVILKEATTVEQDDCVLELA; from the coding sequence ATGAAAGATTATATCCGACCCATTAATCGTTTGCTTGTCGCCAATAGGGGCGAAATAGCCATCCGCATCATGCGGGCTGCCACCGAATTAGGTATCACCACTGTGGCCGTTTACACCTATGAAGACCGGTATTCGCTTCACCGCTACAAGGCCGATGAAGCGTATCAGATTGGGCGTGACGAAGACCCCTTGAAACCGTATCTAGATGTCGAAGGCATTATTATGCTGGCCAAACATCACAAGATTGATGCTATCCATCCGGGCTATGGTTTTCTTTCCGAGAACGTAAAACTTGCCCGTCGGTGTCGTGAAGAGAATATCATATTTGTCGGGCCATCGCCGGAAGCTATGGACGCGCTGGGCGATAAAGTGCGAGCCAAAAACCTTGCTACCACAGCAGGCGTTCCTCTTATTCCTGACTCGCGCGAGGAGAATATGTCGCCTGAATTCGCGCTGACCGAAGCCGAACGAATTGGTTTTCCGATCATGGTGAAAGCGGCTGCCGGTGGCGGTGGGCGTGGCATGCGTGTGGTGCGGCAAGCCGAAGAATTTGAAAAGGCGTTTGCCGAAGCCAAAAACGAAGCACGTAATGCGTTTGGCGACGATACGATTTTCCTGGAAAAATTCATTGAAGAACCTAAGCACATTGAGGTGCAGTTGCTCGGCGATCAGCACGGCAACATCGTTCACCTGTATGAGCGCGACTGTTCGGTACAACGGCGGTTTCAGAAGGTTGTCGAAGTGGCTCCGTCATTTGGGTTGAAGCAGGAAACAAAAGACAAACTCTACGCCTACGCCCTGCAACTAGGCCGGGCGGTAAATTATTCCAATGCCGGAACGGTCGAGTTTCTGGTCGATAAGGCCGAGAATATTTATTTCATTGAGGTAAACCCACGTATTCAGGTTGAGCATACCATTACCGAAGAAGTAACAGGTATCGACATCGTTAGAACACAGATTCTGATTGCGATGGGCTATCAACTGTCCGACAACGGCATTTATATTAACCATCAGGACGATGTGCCGCTCAACGGCTACGCGATCCAATGCCGCATTACGACCGAAGACCCGGCCAATGGCTTCAAACCTGATTTTGGCACGATAACGGCCTACCGGAATGCGGCTGGTTTCGGTATCCGTCTCGATGAGGGAAGTAGTTATGCGGGCATGAAAATCTCGCCCTACTTCGATTCCATGATCGTGAAAGTTTCGGCACGGGGACGGACGCTGAAAGGCGCTACCCAACGCCTGACACGGGCCTTGCTGGAGTTCCGGATTCGGGGCGTAAAAACGAACATTGGCTTCCTGCTCAATGTAATCAGCAACCCGGTTTTCCAACGGGGCGAAGCGCGTGTTTCGTTCATTGAAACCCACCCCGAACTGTTTGACTTCCGCAAGCCGCAAGACCGCTCGACGCGCGTACTCAATTACCTCGCCGAAGTGATTGTGAACGGCAACCCGGAGGTTAAGAAAAAAGACGATAGCAAGGTGTTCAGAACACCAATTGTACCGGCTTTTGACCAGTATAGCCAATACCCGGCGGGTAACCGTGACCGACTGAATGAACTGGGACGCGAGAATTTTTCGAAGTGGGTTCTCGATCAGAAAAGTATACTATATACCGATACGACCTTCCGCGATGGGCACCAGTCGTTGCTGGCTACCCGCGTTCGAACACAGGATTTACAGAAAGTAGCTGAAGGCTTTGCCAAAAATCACCCCGAACTTTTCTCAATGGAAGTTTGGGGCGGTGCGACCTTCGATGTGGCCATGCGCTTCCTGTATGAAAGCCCGTGGAAACGTCTGGAAGCTTTACGCGAAGCCATGCCGAATATGCTGCTGCAAATGCTGTTTCGGGGTTCCAACGCGGTTGGCTATTCGGCCTATCCCGATAACCTGATCGAAAAATTCGTTGAGAAATCGTGGGAAACGGGCATTGATGTGTTCCGTATTTTCGACTCGCTCAACTGGGTCGAAGCCATGAAGGTAAGCATGAAGGCTGTTCGCGAACGGACAAATGCCATTTGCGAAGCCGCTATCTGTTATACCGGCGATGTGCTCGATCCGAACCAGAAAAAGTACACACTCCAGTATTATCTGGACATGGCTCGTCAACTGGAAGATGAAGGCGCACACATACTTGCCATTAAAGACATGGCAGGTTTGCTCAAACCTTTATCGGCAGAGGTACTTGTTCGTGAACTGAAAAAGGCGGTCAGTATCCCCATTCACCTGCACACGCACGATACGCCGGGCATTCAGGCCGCTACTTACTTAAAAGCCATTGACGCCGGTGTCGATATTGTTGACTGTGCCCTGGGTGCTTTGTCAGGGCTGACCTCTCAACCGAATTTTAATTCGGTAGTGGCCATGATGCAGGGGCACGAACGGGAGTGTGACGTGAATCTGGCATCGCTTAATGCCTACTCGAACTATTGGGAAGACGTTCGGGAGTATTACTACCCATTTGAGTCGGGAATGAAGGCGGGTAGTGCCGAGGTATACGAAAACGAAATTCCGGGTGGTCAGTATTCGAACCTGAAACCACAGGCCATCGCTACCGGTCTGGGCGATAAATTCGAGACGCTGAAAAAGAACTACTCGGTTGCTAATCAACTCTTTGGCGACATCGTTAAAGTAACGCCATCGTCGAAAGTGGTGGGCGATATGGCTATTTTTATGACGGCCAATAACCTTACTGCCAACGATGTACTGACGCGCGGTGATTCGCTGTCATTCCCCGAATCGGTAAAAGAACTGATGAAAGGGATTCTGGGTCAGCCAGTTGGCGGCTTCCCTGAAGAAACGCAGCGTGTTATCCTGAAAGGTGAAGAACCCATCACTGGCCGCCCGAACGAGCACCTGAAACCCATCGACTTCGATGCCGATTTCAAAGCTTTCCAGGAGAAATACCCGCAGTGCGACGGCTTTTTGGATTACCTGTCGTATCAGATGTACCCCAAGGTGTACGATGAATATTACAAAGCCAATGTGCAGTACGGCAACGTCAGCATTATTCCGACGCCTGCGTTTTTCTATGGTTTGAAAGAGAACGAAGAGATTCTGATCAACATCGAAGCGGGTAAAAATATCCTTGTTCGCTTGCTATTCAGATCCGAGCCGGACGAGTTTGGTATGCGAACCATTACGTTCGAACTAAACGGCCAGAGCCGGCAGGTGCAGGTTCGTGACAGAGCCTCGAAAGTTGAGAAGCAAATGAATGCCAAAGCGACCAAAGCGGGCGACATTGGCTCACCATTACAAGGCCGCCTAACCCGAATCCTGGTAAAAGAAGGCGACGTCGTTAAGAAAAACCAGCCTCTGTTTGTGATCGAAGCCATGAAAATGGAGAGCATCGTGGCCGCTCAAAAAGAGGGTAAAGTGGCAAAAGTTATCCTGAAAGAAGCGACTACGGTCGAGCAGGATGATTGCGTACTGGAACTGGCGTAA
- a CDS encoding glycogen/starch synthase, giving the protein MSKLRILYVASEINPFLKTSDVADFVRKLPQAMQERGMEIRILVPRFGLINERKNRLHEVVRLSGINIAVGDDEKPLIIKVASIPTAKLQVYFIDNEDYFQRKYVFHDKENRFYDDNDERAIFFCKGVLETVKKLGWAPDIVHCNDWMTALIPLYLKTTYKNDPMFKDTKSVFTVYNNSFEHRFAGDIIEKARMMDIDDEMLAELKTADFEGFIRIGSTYADAVVRAEEETSESLNAILTDFPEHKFDTVEDEDVTDRYYNLYTQLAG; this is encoded by the coding sequence ATGAGCAAACTCCGCATCCTTTACGTTGCCAGTGAAATTAACCCTTTCCTGAAAACGTCTGACGTCGCTGATTTCGTCCGCAAATTGCCTCAGGCCATGCAGGAACGCGGAATGGAAATTAGAATTCTGGTGCCTCGCTTTGGACTTATTAACGAGCGCAAAAACCGGTTGCACGAGGTGGTACGGTTGTCGGGGATTAACATTGCCGTGGGAGATGATGAAAAACCACTGATTATCAAGGTAGCATCGATCCCAACAGCCAAATTACAAGTATATTTTATTGACAACGAAGACTACTTCCAGCGGAAATATGTTTTTCATGACAAGGAGAACCGCTTCTATGACGATAACGACGAGCGGGCAATTTTCTTCTGCAAGGGTGTTCTTGAAACGGTAAAAAAATTAGGATGGGCTCCCGATATCGTTCACTGCAATGACTGGATGACAGCCCTGATTCCACTCTATCTTAAAACGACCTACAAGAACGACCCAATGTTTAAGGACACGAAGTCAGTTTTTACGGTTTACAATAACTCATTCGAACACCGATTTGCGGGCGACATTATCGAAAAAGCCCGGATGATGGATATTGACGATGAGATGTTAGCCGAACTAAAAACCGCTGATTTCGAAGGATTTATCCGAATTGGATCTACCTATGCCGATGCCGTAGTTCGTGCTGAAGAAGAAACAAGCGAGAGCCTGAACGCGATCCTAACCGATTTTCCGGAACATAAATTTGACACCGTAGAGGACGAAGACGTAACCGATCGCTATTATAACCTTTACACCCAACTGGCTGGATAG
- a CDS encoding M15 family metallopeptidase, which yields MMNGKKITIQRFTKTYRDAQRIFVYLCVFSVYLSVTTLQAQTTESAMAKQGLVDVQKVDPTILVELKYSTTDNFVGKDVYGDLTRAYMQPMAAKKLAEASKYLQAHHPTLRLLVYDAARPRTAQWKLWNALPDLPEHERQKYVADPRKGSIHNYGCAVDLTVATADGKPLDMGTKYDFFGELAYPSREDELLKSGKLTQKQIDNRHILRTAMREGGFSSIEFEWWHFNSLSREKAKMMFRIVD from the coding sequence ATGATGAACGGTAAAAAAATTACGATACAGCGATTCACGAAGACGTACAGAGATGCGCAGAGAATCTTCGTGTATCTCTGTGTTTTCTCGGTGTATCTCTCTGTCACAACGCTACAGGCGCAGACTACAGAAAGTGCTATGGCTAAACAAGGCCTTGTGGATGTACAGAAAGTTGACCCCACAATTCTGGTCGAACTCAAGTATTCGACCACCGATAACTTCGTGGGGAAAGACGTTTATGGCGACCTGACGCGGGCCTACATGCAACCAATGGCGGCAAAAAAACTCGCCGAGGCCAGCAAATACCTGCAAGCCCATCACCCTACCCTTCGGTTACTGGTGTATGACGCGGCCCGTCCCCGCACGGCGCAGTGGAAGCTCTGGAATGCGCTCCCCGACTTACCCGAACACGAACGCCAGAAATACGTTGCCGACCCACGCAAAGGGTCTATTCACAACTATGGCTGTGCCGTTGATTTAACCGTTGCCACTGCCGACGGTAAGCCATTGGACATGGGAACCAAGTACGATTTTTTTGGTGAACTGGCCTACCCTTCCCGCGAGGATGAACTACTCAAATCAGGCAAGTTGACACAAAAGCAAATCGACAATCGGCACATCCTGCGCACAGCCATGCGAGAAGGGGGATTTAGCTCCATTGAGTTTGAATGGTGGCATTTCAATTCGCTGTCGCGGGAGAAAGCAAAGATGATGTTTCGGATTGTTGATTAA
- a CDS encoding DUF1345 domain-containing protein has product MSAKSTPFIARLDSQHRLFIGLLVAAITYFFSPDSLSLAARFTLVWIAFAVTILALMWASICVAHPRDLPKVSQLEDSSRTLILVFVIVAAVASLYAVIVLLDSTDKNGPDWPQNRLLALLAIASGWILVHTVFTLRYAHLYYGNDTNKKKPSGGLDFPNDDEPDYLDFAYFSFVIGMTSQVSDVSIGSKRMRRTALIHGVLSFGFNAIIIALTVGGLAS; this is encoded by the coding sequence ATGAGTGCAAAATCAACACCTTTCATTGCTCGTCTGGACTCCCAACACCGACTATTTATTGGCCTTCTGGTGGCGGCAATCACGTACTTTTTCAGCCCCGATAGCTTAAGCCTGGCGGCCCGCTTCACGCTAGTCTGGATAGCCTTTGCCGTAACGATTCTGGCCCTGATGTGGGCAAGTATTTGTGTGGCTCACCCCCGCGACTTGCCCAAAGTTTCGCAGCTTGAAGATTCGAGCCGAACGCTAATTCTGGTATTCGTAATTGTGGCAGCCGTAGCCAGCCTGTATGCGGTGATTGTGCTCCTTGATTCAACGGACAAAAATGGACCCGATTGGCCTCAGAATAGATTATTGGCACTTTTGGCCATTGCCAGCGGCTGGATTCTGGTTCATACGGTTTTTACCCTCCGATATGCTCACTTGTATTATGGGAATGACACAAACAAGAAAAAACCGTCTGGTGGATTAGACTTTCCGAACGATGATGAACCCGATTACCTGGACTTCGCCTATTTCTCCTTTGTCATTGGTATGACCAGTCAGGTGTCCGACGTATCTATCGGATCAAAGCGCATGCGTCGAACGGCCCTGATTCATGGGGTACTGTCTTTTGGGTTCAATGCCATTATCATTGCGCTGACGGTAGGTGGCCTTGCGAGTTAG
- the panC gene encoding pantoate--beta-alanine ligase, producing MHRFDTVAALRQHLNSIRSEQTIGLVPTMGALHEGHITLIETARRENDVVVSSIFVNPTQFNNPDDLARYPRTLEEDCEKLEAAGCDVVFAPSVSEMYPETPLLRMNFGELETVMEGAFRPGHFNGVGIVVAKLFNIVQADRAYFGQKDLQQVAVIRRLVRDLSFPVELIRCPTVRERDGLAMSSRNRNLTEVERKQATTLFKALTLAHELLTEGLDVEQAKAAVTGLFADNPHFRLEYVDVVNANTLQVASEVLAPGQTAICLAAHLGKVRLIDNLVF from the coding sequence ATGCATCGCTTTGATACGGTTGCCGCGCTTCGTCAACACCTGAATTCTATTCGTTCTGAGCAAACAATTGGTCTGGTACCAACTATGGGTGCCTTGCACGAAGGCCATATTACCCTGATCGAAACGGCTCGCCGGGAGAATGACGTTGTGGTGAGTAGCATCTTCGTTAACCCCACTCAGTTCAACAATCCCGATGATCTGGCACGCTACCCGCGCACCTTGGAAGAGGACTGCGAAAAACTGGAAGCGGCTGGCTGCGATGTAGTTTTTGCCCCCTCGGTATCAGAAATGTATCCGGAAACGCCCCTGCTGCGCATGAACTTTGGCGAGTTGGAAACGGTAATGGAAGGGGCTTTTCGGCCGGGTCATTTCAATGGAGTAGGCATTGTAGTCGCCAAATTATTCAACATCGTTCAGGCCGACCGGGCCTATTTTGGCCAGAAGGACCTGCAACAGGTAGCTGTGATCCGGCGGCTTGTTCGCGACCTTAGCTTTCCTGTTGAACTGATTCGTTGCCCAACCGTTCGGGAGCGCGATGGGCTGGCGATGTCGTCGCGCAATCGGAACCTGACCGAAGTGGAGCGAAAGCAGGCCACAACCCTGTTTAAAGCCCTTACACTGGCTCATGAGCTATTGACCGAAGGTCTTGATGTTGAGCAGGCGAAAGCGGCTGTAACGGGCTTATTTGCCGACAACCCTCATTTTCGGTTAGAGTATGTCGACGTGGTAAATGCAAACACGCTTCAAGTGGCCAGTGAGGTACTGGCACCGGGCCAAACCGCCATTTGTCTGGCCGCCCATTTAGGCAAGGTGAGGTTAATTGATAATCTGGTATTTTGA
- a CDS encoding TlpA disulfide reductase family protein, with the protein MCTRLSTIGFLLLVGLTVRAQVKPQAGIWRGVFTLAGGHTAPFNFELAGKAAYLLNGAERFDLKNVVQRGDSIFLPVDVYNTVLAAKIVDAQTLVGVFKSLDPQSQGAGVPFRAEFGKRYRFVEQPATPTVSMHGKWDIAIDENVKLIGVFDQRGSKLTGTFLSTGGDLRYYEGSVQGDEFSLSAFDGSNPQLFTGKISGNELTGSFINRRQVRLLKGTRNAKASLPDAYGITTMKAGVPFTFTFPDAFTGKPVSLSDPKYKGKVVIVTTLGSWCHNCMDEAAFLSPWYKANKQRGIEIIGLAFEAKNDPAFAKARLETVKNRYQIDYDILFAGIADTKHASEVLPALSEMSVYPTTIYVKRNGEVAKVHTGYSGPATGQYYEEFVKEFKAEMDQLLNESASVESSRVTNK; encoded by the coding sequence ATGTGTACAAGACTTTCGACAATTGGCTTTCTACTACTTGTTGGCCTGACGGTAAGAGCACAGGTAAAGCCCCAGGCAGGTATATGGCGGGGTGTTTTCACACTCGCTGGTGGCCATACCGCGCCTTTCAACTTTGAACTGGCCGGAAAGGCCGCTTATTTGCTTAACGGAGCTGAACGCTTTGACTTAAAGAACGTCGTTCAACGGGGCGATTCTATTTTCCTGCCAGTCGATGTGTATAATACCGTGCTGGCAGCAAAAATCGTGGATGCCCAAACGCTGGTTGGCGTATTCAAATCGCTCGACCCGCAGTCGCAGGGCGCTGGTGTTCCTTTTCGGGCCGAGTTTGGGAAACGATACCGTTTTGTAGAGCAACCCGCAACGCCCACAGTGAGCATGCATGGCAAATGGGACATTGCTATTGATGAGAATGTTAAGCTGATTGGGGTGTTTGACCAGCGAGGCAGCAAACTAACGGGCACATTCCTTAGCACCGGTGGCGACCTTCGTTATTATGAAGGCTCGGTACAGGGCGACGAATTTTCGCTCTCAGCTTTCGATGGGTCTAATCCCCAATTGTTTACCGGTAAAATCAGCGGCAATGAGTTAACGGGCAGTTTTATTAATCGGCGGCAGGTTCGGTTGCTCAAGGGCACCCGCAATGCAAAGGCATCATTGCCAGACGCCTACGGGATAACGACCATGAAGGCTGGTGTACCTTTCACGTTCACCTTTCCCGATGCTTTTACAGGCAAACCGGTTTCATTGAGCGATCCGAAGTATAAGGGTAAAGTTGTCATTGTTACGACCTTGGGTAGCTGGTGTCATAACTGCATGGACGAAGCTGCTTTTCTATCGCCCTGGTACAAGGCCAACAAGCAACGGGGTATCGAAATTATTGGCTTGGCGTTCGAGGCTAAAAACGACCCGGCTTTTGCAAAGGCCAGGCTCGAAACAGTCAAAAATCGTTACCAGATAGACTACGACATACTTTTTGCTGGTATTGCCGATACTAAACATGCATCGGAAGTGCTGCCTGCCCTGAGTGAAATGTCTGTTTACCCAACAACCATTTACGTGAAGCGCAATGGCGAAGTCGCCAAAGTGCATACTGGCTATTCAGGCCCCGCCACGGGCCAGTACTACGAAGAGTTCGTAAAAGAATTCAAGGCAGAAATGGATCAGTTACTGAATGAATCTGCTTCTGTTGAAAGCAGTAGAGTGACAAATAAATAA
- a CDS encoding alpha/beta hydrolase, translating to MLNRTLRHIALPCLLLVVTFCKAQPTNPVRSIFPTDTRFIANVPYAGDTLKRHLLDIYLPAQMASKPPLVVWVHGGAWMLNDKYADMSYMKNTVRSILEKGYAFASIDYRYSTTAPFPAQIQDCNQALEFLYQNAAKYGYDRNRIALVGFSAGGHLASLLALSANNSISDFYINRKKPSFRIKTVVDFYGPSDFLALMRRDAPLSDTSVVTSESRLLGASPLRRPDLAKIASPVTYIDRNDPPFLIIQGEKDESVPAAQSVLLSSWLTLAQVKNRLIIVPGAPHYGTMFDSDFNRQAIFEWLDTYLK from the coding sequence ATGCTAAATCGGACACTACGCCATATTGCTTTGCCTTGTTTGCTACTGGTTGTTACCTTTTGCAAGGCACAACCTACCAATCCGGTCAGGTCGATTTTTCCGACAGATACTCGCTTCATTGCGAATGTGCCCTATGCCGGTGATACCTTGAAAAGGCATTTACTGGATATCTATTTACCCGCTCAAATGGCGTCTAAACCGCCCTTGGTTGTTTGGGTACACGGGGGTGCCTGGATGCTCAACGACAAGTATGCCGACATGAGCTACATGAAAAATACAGTTCGATCAATTCTGGAAAAAGGATATGCCTTCGCATCTATCGACTATCGGTACAGTACAACGGCACCATTTCCGGCTCAGATTCAGGACTGTAATCAGGCGCTGGAGTTCCTATACCAGAATGCCGCCAAATACGGCTATGACCGAAATCGAATTGCTTTAGTCGGGTTTTCGGCGGGCGGGCATCTGGCGTCATTGCTGGCCTTGTCTGCCAACAATTCCATATCGGACTTTTACATAAACCGAAAAAAGCCTTCGTTTCGCATTAAAACAGTCGTGGATTTCTATGGTCCGTCCGATTTTCTGGCCCTGATGCGACGGGATGCTCCCCTATCAGACACGTCTGTAGTGACTTCGGAAAGTCGTTTGCTGGGTGCCTCGCCATTACGTCGGCCTGATCTGGCGAAAATAGCCAGTCCCGTTACCTATATTGACAGGAATGACCCACCGTTTTTAATTATACAGGGAGAGAAAGACGAGTCGGTGCCAGCCGCGCAATCCGTTTTACTAAGTTCGTGGCTAACACTTGCTCAGGTTAAAAACAGGCTCATCATCGTGCCAGGGGCTCCGCATTATGGCACCATGTTCGATAGCGATTTTAACCGGCAAGCCATTTTCGAGTGGTTGGATACCTATCTGAAATAG
- a CDS encoding nucleoside recognition domain-containing protein, translating into MALNYIWVAFFIVAFLVALAKLIFLGDTEIFKLIVEGLFDSSKVAVMDIALPLAGVMTFFLGLLNIGEKAGAINFMARIIGPFFHKLFPEVPRDHPANGQMIMNFSANMLGLDNAATPFGLRAMASLQELNPTKETASNAQIMFLVLHTSGLTIIPLSIMAQRAILGAKDPSDIFIPCLIATYVATVVSMIAVAIKQRINLLNSTVLGWLGGITSLIGLALWFLSTKTKEEIEVISKVTGNLILMLIVVSFLLGAMRKRVDIFDAFIEGAKGGFETSVRIIPYLVGMLVAIGAFRNSGAMDYVIDGLKYVFSLTGINTEFTDALPVALMRPLSGSGSRALMIDAMKQFGPDSFVGRLACMFQGAADTTFYIVALYFGSVGIRNSRYAIPFGLFADLMGVIAGIALGYFFFH; encoded by the coding sequence ATGGCCTTAAATTACATTTGGGTTGCCTTTTTTATCGTTGCTTTTCTGGTTGCTCTGGCCAAACTGATTTTCCTGGGCGATACCGAAATCTTCAAACTTATTGTCGAAGGGCTGTTTGATTCCTCGAAGGTGGCCGTGATGGATATTGCCTTGCCGCTGGCCGGGGTGATGACGTTTTTTCTGGGTTTGCTCAACATTGGCGAGAAAGCCGGAGCCATCAATTTTATGGCCCGGATCATTGGTCCGTTTTTTCACAAGCTGTTTCCGGAAGTACCCAGAGATCACCCTGCTAACGGGCAGATGATTATGAATTTTTCGGCCAACATGCTGGGGCTTGACAACGCTGCCACGCCCTTCGGCCTGCGCGCGATGGCGAGTTTGCAGGAACTGAATCCGACCAAAGAAACGGCTTCCAATGCTCAGATTATGTTTCTGGTGCTGCACACCTCAGGACTAACCATTATTCCGCTGAGCATCATGGCACAACGGGCTATTCTGGGCGCAAAAGACCCATCGGATATTTTTATTCCCTGCCTGATTGCTACCTACGTTGCCACGGTAGTGAGCATGATCGCAGTAGCGATCAAACAGCGAATCAATCTGCTAAATAGTACCGTATTGGGCTGGCTGGGCGGTATTACCAGCTTGATCGGGTTGGCACTCTGGTTTCTATCGACCAAAACAAAAGAAGAAATTGAGGTCATTTCGAAAGTGACGGGTAACCTCATTCTAATGCTTATTGTGGTCTCGTTTCTGCTGGGGGCAATGCGCAAAAGGGTGGATATTTTCGACGCATTCATCGAAGGGGCGAAGGGCGGTTTTGAAACGTCTGTCCGAATTATCCCGTATCTCGTGGGCATGTTGGTCGCCATTGGTGCGTTTCGAAATTCGGGAGCAATGGATTATGTTATTGATGGATTGAAATACGTGTTCAGCCTGACAGGTATCAACACCGAATTTACAGATGCGTTGCCTGTGGCCCTGATGCGCCCTTTGAGTGGGTCGGGCTCTCGTGCCCTGATGATCGACGCCATGAAACAGTTTGGCCCCGATTCGTTTGTAGGTCGGCTGGCCTGTATGTTCCAGGGCGCAGCCGATACCACATTTTATATCGTGGCTCTATACTTTGGCTCAGTAGGGATTCGGAATTCGCGTTATGCCATCCCATTCGGGCTGTTCGCCGATTTGATGGGTGTTATTGCCGGTATAGCCTTAGGATATTTCTTCTTTCACTGA